Within Conger conger chromosome 3, fConCon1.1, whole genome shotgun sequence, the genomic segment TAAGAAGGGCTGTGTAGAGCAGAAGCAATGGGGATGGTACAGTGGTGGACCCTACTCTGGATATCGAGATActgtcacacactttcagcagagggtgagtctctctttctgccttagTTTGACATTTACTTACGTATTCAGATATAGATCTCACACAGAtccaatcaaacacacacacatgtatatatatatatatatatatatatatatatataaaaatacagtcTTAACTTTAAGAGGAGTATGTGACACAGATAAGTACTATAATAAATTACCCAAGAGAAGGCAAAAAGTTTCAGCATATTGCTTTAATCCATGAAATGGCGTTGTATACAAATGCCAGGTAGTTCCTCACCCtgtttaaaaattgtaatcttttcatattaaaatattaattaaatattaataatatcattattattatcagtataCATGCAGttatacatacacattcactacccagaaaaatgcatgtttttgcatGGAAAAAATCACAATATAACAACATCAACAGAAGATTGAAATGTTGATAGCGTACTGCAAACAGGTCAAATTTCTGCTTGCCAGGTTCCCCCTCCAGGAAGTGTCAGCTAAAAGAGAATAGTTTTGTAAAATTCTACAACCACCCTGAGCATCGCAAAAGacatgatagatagatagatcgatagatagatactttattcatcccgagggaaattttagatgGTGCAGATCTTGAACAGGTATAAAAGCAGGACTACAGCTGGTATGAGCTCATCTCAGTGTCAAATGCAGCTCAAATATTCATTAATCAAGAGCAAAAAAAATGACCTTTATCTTAATTCGTAGTTCTGTATCGGCTTCCAGACTTCCTTTGGTTTTATCTTGAATTTAATCACCTGGTTTAACTGGAACTAACTAACTGCAATTAACCTCCATATTGACATGCAATAttgtcttgcctggaacacAATTGGATCTtggtatatttcatatatttttctctttctgcagtgttaGTGCAGTACAAATACTTCGTTCCTGGGCAGAGAAAGGACATCTCTCTACAAGCCCCAGCTGAGCCCAAAGGGACAGAATTCATCTGGGAGTGGACACCACATGATGGAAGCAATAAAAGACTCATGATGACTATACAGTCCAATGGAGACTTTGTGAggaattcattgtttttttctatttcaaagGAAAGCAAGTATGACATTCGTCTGGAATCACAGTCAGACATTGCAGgggtttttacttttattcaaaCTAAACCAGAGAACGTCAACTTGGCCCAGATTAAAGTGTCTGCTGTAAAAGGTAAATGTACTCTTTTATGTAGGTTGtcatgaatgtacagtaaaaaagATATCTATTTTATActacattaaatacataatgCATAACATAGTTATATCTTGTATTTTACTTTCACAAAAGTTGAATTTGATGTTaaatttaaatgatatttaaaatggaatCAATATACCGGGAAAAAATTGTACTCACTCATATGGCTCCTGTTCTAAGTCCATGCTTTATTAATTCTGAGATTAGATCTACGATATAGATATTATATAGAgtaaatatatcatatatagCACAAGAGGCtggttgaaatgtattttcagttatgtttttctttaaattctCAACACTGGAGGACTGTGTATAATATATTGCTTTCAATTCGATTACTATAGTTGCGAGATGTAGCCCACACAATGTTTTGATGAAAAGGCTTACCTTTCTCTAAATCAATATCTCTTTCCTCCTACAGTGACTCAATCGCCCAGGCCCACAATAAATGCAGGTTCTGATGTGGCCTTGAGCTGTGAGGTATCCCACCTTCCAGATTCAGCTACACTGGCCTGGGAATGGGACAGAGaacccactgctaacacaacgctgctctacaacaacactgcccacatcatcatccacagtgcTGAGCAGTACAGTGTGGGAACATATAACTGTGCACTCCGACGGAACGGAGCGCTTATTTTCAGCGTTCCCCATACATTTAGAGTCAATGAGGGTATGATACTCTGCATGCATTTTTCAGTGGATCTTCTACAAAAGCATTGTTAGCTtttacctttctttttttataagcAGAAATGTGGTGTCTTAACACTGAAGATGAATCCATGTGCTACCCTAGTCATCTTAAAAATCCAGTGTCGTGTATGTAaatgcagatactgtatgtggcaAGTTTGCAGAATATTTATTCTAGCTCTGTGGGAgcttggctgtgggctgtgggctgtggtgtgaaaagaaggagGCTGCTGACACTACGTATGAGGGATTGTGCAGCTGTAAACAGTCATGAGATTCTCCAAATTAGGGGGATTAGGATATTCTCAGACCCCTATTCAGCACCAATTTTATTTgaaggacaaaaataaaaaaaacttgccaCTGAAGTTACAAcatgtgcatttgtttaaaaaaagtatgaaGTATTCTAACGTATTAATGTTGAAATTCCTACAAACAATGGTCCGACAAGCATGTTTCCTTCTGAGATAAAGGttgtcaaataataataataataataataataataataataataatggaaacaacaaaatgtaaatgcatactGTAGGCATGTCTCACTCATTACTGCAGATTGAAATGACAGTTATGTTTGACTCTAATATACTATggtatttaaaaaaggaaaaaatgtaatattatttattagttATATAAATTATGatatatattaattaaatatattcatttaagaaagtgatcctgggagctaggttgtcgggggcactgttagcccccagtagggtctcccaaggcaaattggtcccgggggaggggtcAGACTAAGAGCAATCCAAAGACTCCCGGGATACGGCCAGACAATGACCCAATTACCTCGCCCGAAAAAAAaaggggccccctgctggagccagacccgggaggggagctcgtcggcgagcgtctggtggccgggccttattcCATGGGGCCCGGCTGGGCACAGCccaaactggtcacgtggggtcgtgagcgccactgtgttggagttccacccggggaacgagagggtcgcctctctgcgactacgtgtcgctggggggaaagctctgtcTGTCATTTGTGCAGTCATGAGATTCTCCAAATTAGGGGGATTAGGATATTCTCAGACCCCTATTCAGCACCAATTTTatttccatccattatcttaacccgcttatcctgaacagggttgcaggggggctggagcctatcccagcttacattgagcgaaaggcaggaatacaccctggacaggtcgccagtccatctcagggcacacacaccattcactcacacactcatacctatgggcaatttagactctacaatcagcctaacctgcatgtctttggactgtgggaggaaaccagagtacccagaggaaacccacgcagacacggggagaacatgcaaactccgcacagagaagccccagccgacagggattcgaacccaggacctccttgctgtgaggcggcagtgctacccactgcaccatccgtgccaccaccaATTTTATTTGAAGGACAAAATGACTGACTCGCCACTCAATTTATAAcatgtgcatttgtttaaaCAAAGTTATAAGTATTCTaacatattaatgttgaaattcctccaaacaatgttcTGACATGCATGTTTCCATTTGAGATAAAGGttgttcaaataataataataataataataataatgaaatgtaaatgcatactGTAGGCATGATTCACTCATTACTGTAGATATAAATTACAGTTATATTTGATTCTAATATATTgtggtttttaaaaaaggagacaataaacaagagaaaaaatattattagttaattatatatattattatatgtacATATTAGTTCATTTAAAAAGTACTGGCATGCCATGTTCTCACACAAACCTGTAGGCATGCTGGTCTGTCTGTAATTATAGCTTGCATGGCTGTAAGAGGTGCTATATTGTTCAGGGGCTATTCTGTAATGAGGCTTCCATCTTCTGAGTTGGCTGACTTGCGCAcagttatttacatttgttgcTCACTACCTGTAGCATTAGTACATGTGGCAACTGGACATAAAGTGATTCTAACCACAACTTATTTCTGCAGGTTCATTCGGCACACAACGCACTCTGTACAGAGGGAGTTTGAGCAGCAGTGAGGTGGTGCTAATCTGCCATTCTCACTTCTCATACAAGAAAGCTGAGTGGTATTGGACCCCACTGTCTCAGTCCTCAATCCTTCTGATCTCAGCTGATAAACACAAGGATGTGtcagtttccatggagacagaTAAAGAAAGATTCTCATTTGATGTCTATGATGGGCATAAGTTTCCTCTGAGAATCTCACCAGTGAAGTTTGGCGACAGTGGAGGGTACACCTGTTATTATGATGGACagacgtacagtacagtaactctGGTAACTATTCGGGGTAAGTTTACAGATTACACAATTTACAGGACTGAATACATCGCCGTTTGATTGAACATGATGCTTATTAAGTTCGCTTTGTtagtttcagttttattttgtttgttttacaaaattCTGTGTCATGCATCATCATCAGCAAACAGTAAGCAACAGAAGTGTTGGTCCAAAATCATGAAGGTAGTGCACTTTTTACGGAAACTCCATTACTAATAATGGATGATATCTGCATTtttcctgaataaataaataatgcatgtactctctcagtctctgcagagccccctggtggtctgtcCAGGAATCAGTCCATTGTGCTGA encodes:
- the LOC133123647 gene encoding uncharacterized protein LOC133123647, which translates into the protein MGMVQWWTLLWISRYCHTLSAEVLVQYKYFVPGQRKDISLQAPAEPKGTEFIWEWTPHDGSNKRLMMTIQSNGDFVRNSLFFSISKESKYDIRLESQSDIAGVFTFIQTKPENVNLAQIKVSAVKVTQSPRPTINAGSDVALSCEVSHLPDSATLAWEWDREPTANTTLLYNNTAHIIIHSAEQYSVGTYNCALRRNGALIFSVPHTFRVNEGSFGTQRTLYRGSLSSSEVVLICHSHFSYKKAEWYWTPLSQSSILLISADKHKDVSVSMETDKERFSFDVYDGHKFPLRISPVKFGDSGGNQSIVLKCEISREIDSVTLAWLRMKGGRGELV